A part of Cytophagia bacterium CHB2 genomic DNA contains:
- a CDS encoding 3'(2'),5'-bisphosphate nucleotidase CysQ, translating to MQSSELDRRLQIVREIAVAAGEVALQFYDEKIQIEWKSAGNPVTAADHAANETILAQLHQHFSGEAVLSEESQDDMSRLGKDLVWVVDPLDGTKEFIKRNGEFSVMIGLVENGRATLGVVSQPAAAKVYFGAAGLGAWFAAANGMHTLRVSDLREPARLRMVASRSHFDARVDRVRKRLGIHEIRHSGSVGLKCALIAAGECEVYIHPSSKVNMWDSCGPAAILTAAGGVMTDLRGEPLNYTAVEVRHRQGLVATHGRLHEQVIQAIRDEHVTAE from the coding sequence ATGCAATCTTCGGAGTTGGATCGCCGGTTGCAGATCGTGCGTGAAATCGCGGTCGCAGCCGGCGAAGTCGCGTTGCAGTTTTACGATGAAAAAATTCAAATCGAATGGAAGTCGGCGGGGAATCCGGTAACCGCCGCTGATCACGCGGCCAATGAAACGATATTGGCGCAACTGCATCAGCATTTCAGCGGCGAAGCAGTGTTATCGGAAGAATCGCAAGACGACATGAGCCGTCTCGGCAAGGATTTGGTCTGGGTCGTCGATCCGCTTGACGGGACGAAAGAGTTCATCAAGCGCAACGGCGAATTTTCCGTGATGATCGGCCTGGTGGAAAACGGGCGCGCCACGCTCGGCGTGGTTAGCCAGCCGGCGGCGGCAAAGGTTTATTTTGGCGCGGCCGGTTTGGGCGCATGGTTCGCGGCTGCAAACGGCATGCATACGTTGCGTGTTTCCGATCTGCGTGAGCCGGCGCGTTTGCGCATGGTGGCAAGCCGTTCGCATTTCGATGCGCGCGTCGATCGCGTGCGCAAGCGCCTCGGCATCCATGAAATTCGCCACTCGGGCAGCGTCGGCCTGAAATGCGCCCTGATTGCCGCGGGCGAATGTGAAGTCTACATTCATCCCAGTTCGAAAGTCAATATGTGGGATAGCTGCGGGCCGGCGGCGATTCTGACGGCGGCGGGCGGCGTGATGACGGATTTGCGCGGCGAGCCTTTGAATTACACCGCCGTGGAAGTCAGGCATCGCCAGGGGCTGGTGGCAACCCACGGCCGTTTGCACGAACAAGTGATTCAGGCAATTCGCGATGAACATGTTACTGCCGAATAA
- a CDS encoding DUF948 domain-containing protein: MELIMAISVAIIALCMIGIALAATSLLLRARKLVAELEKLAETVRMHLPPLMHDVTQISSDVRSIVRNVEREIPKLQDTVSSIRDTAREVHQLEQMIRLRVQRPLLEVSGLIGSVLGGVYKLGSKFIRRKK; the protein is encoded by the coding sequence ATGGAATTGATCATGGCCATCAGCGTTGCCATCATTGCCTTGTGCATGATCGGCATCGCGCTGGCGGCGACGTCTCTATTGTTGCGCGCTCGCAAGCTCGTGGCGGAATTGGAAAAGCTGGCAGAAACGGTGCGCATGCACTTGCCACCTTTGATGCATGATGTCACGCAAATCAGCTCGGATGTGCGCAGCATTGTGCGAAACGTCGAGCGCGAAATACCCAAATTGCAGGATACCGTCAGTTCGATTCGCGATACCGCGCGTGAAGTGCATCAACTCGAGCAGATGATCCGTCTGCGCGTGCAGCGGCCGTTGCTCGAAGTATCCGGGTTGATCGGCAGTGTGCTGGGCGGCGTTTACAAGCTCGGCAGCAAGTTTATTCGACGTAAGAAATAG